In the Malaclemys terrapin pileata isolate rMalTer1 chromosome 18, rMalTer1.hap1, whole genome shotgun sequence genome, CACGCGGCTGGGCATTGGCACCTGCTCCATCGGGGAGTGTCCCTAGggctgctgtgtgggggagggggctgggccagtGCCACGCCAGGACACTggcagtgtggggggagagggcactGCCGGAGCCCCACGCTGGCAGCACGGGGGGCCAGGAATGGCATGTGCTCAGGTCCCATGGGCAGACTAAGGACACTTGCGTTGGCTATTCCCCGGCCCCACGTCCTgcccgttgggggggggggggggggggggagccgccaGGCGGGGACCAGGCCTCACTGCTTCTTCTCGCGGGTGGTGATGGTGACCAGCTGCTTGGCGGCCTTGGCGATGTCGTAGGCACACTGGATGACCTGCTGCGTCAGGAGCTGGTAGTCCACGGGCGCGCCAGGCTCCGGCGGCATGGTCTTGCGGCACTCGCTCTGCAGCCGGTAGGCGCTGGCGTTGAGCAGCCGCAGGGAGCTGCGCACCGTCTCCAGGGCTGGCTTCTGCAGCAGGGCAGAGACAGGCCTTGGGGCTCAGCTCCCGCTGCCAGGCAGGGGcgccggggcagggcaggacaggggtggaaCCCTGGGCACAGGGCAGACAGGCCCCTCTTACCTTGGGGAAGAGCGAGGCCATCTCGGTGACAGCGGAGTGGATCTTCTCGGAGCAGGGCACGAAGctgggggagaaggcagagctGTGAGGCCTGGCCCAGCCACAGCACGAGTCCCACCCCCAGTGGGGCATAGCCGGGACGCCAGGTGGCTCCAGctcctgcactcaacccccagcAGACACCAAGTGCAGAAAATGCCCATACCGGGAGCTGGAGCAGCCTACTCCCAACCCCagcaatgcagccacttctgggggatgggcagtggcagcagcacacAACGGCCCAAGAGATACTGAGGCGGAGCCCTTAGACCAACCGGAACTGCAGGGGGTCGTTGGCTGGCGAGATCcagcccccagtccctcccccaccATGAGGAACCTGGCCAGGAAAGGGGGGCTCAGCTCTAGTGCCCATGGCTctgagcccccagccccagtTCCGCCCCTACCTGTCATGCTTGAACTCCTGGGCGGCCCGCAGCAGCTCCTGGATGTTCTTGGTGACCTGCTCCGTCTTCAGGATCACGTCCTCGGTGCTGGGCAGCCCGGGATCCAGCTCCCCGTCCAGGGCCTCCAGCTCCGCGTGGAAGTCGTCGTCTTTCCCCAGGTCCAGGAACCGCTTCCCGTCCATGCTGCAGTGACGGAGCCGGTGCTGGGTCAGGGGTAGCCGGGCAGCAGGCCATGAACCAGGGCAACCCCCGGTCCagccagggagggggctgggccaggcccatGGGAGGCGATCACTCGCCAGGAGACCTGCCCCAGGCTGCTCCAGGGCCCTTGCCTCGGGGGCTGCGCACCAATGCTGGGTGAGATTCCCAGCGCTCTGCCCGCCAGCATGGGCACCGGGCCTGGAGAGCCGCCAAGTGCACCtcggccccacccctccctgcccctcccctgagcagcatctccctggccccgccctccaccaagcccctcccctccccgagcagcatctccctggctctgccccaccctgccaggccccgcccctgacCTGAGCAGTGTCTCGCCAGCCTGTGTGTTGTCATAGTCGCTGTCAGTCCCGCTGCCGTGCCGGTCCAGCTTGCTGGTCTAGAGGGGAGGCGGAGCAGCGTCAGGTGcaggctccacccccagctccccatggGGTCcatgacccctcctcccccatggtaGGCTCCTGGACCCTCCCCTGCGGGGCTGGGGAACCCCGTCATGGGGCTCCCTGTACAgatctctcccccgccccgggcATAGGGCTGGGATCTGCCTCAGTGACGGGCACAGGGATGATGCAGCCACCCCGCCCACCCAGAGATGGGCACCCCCAACACCCAGCATAGAGGGCTTAACCCCCCACTCGTCCACCCcatggccagtccctcccctttGGTTCAGAGCAAGTACGTCACCATGTGGCGGGCGCCATCCTGCATGCCGGAGagcagcggggaggagggggggaagggcaCCGAGGAGGCAGACACCCCCTTCCGGATCTGCAAGAGGACAGGGAGAGTCGGGGTGAGTGGGTACGAAAGGTGACAGCCCCTCCCCGTAAAGACAACCCATTGGGGCGCTCGAGGAACGCCCGACTCCCAATCAATGACGAGTTACCCCCTCCACAGCATCTGTCCCAAGCGGCTGcaccagggctccagctggcagCAGCCGCCCCTCGGGCCCTGGCCCACTGGGGGTCCCACGCTAACCCCCCGCACTGCAACATGCGTACAGAgagcggtggggggcagggctgggctgcccaCGCACACCATGGAGAGAGGACAGCAGGGCACCCCTTTTCCGGCACCACAGGGCCAGCGTCCCCCCACACGGGCACGGAGGGCGTGTATCACACTTACAGCAGGGTGAGCATGACCCATTgggcttcccccctctccccccacaggaAGCCAGTCCCAGGGTCTCTCTGCGGCTCACCGtccttccacccccccacccaacgccctggcccccttacccggTACCCGCTGGCCGGGATGTGCGTGGAGTACACCGCTTCATCCTCCACCTCCTGGGGACACAGCAAACGTTACCCCCCAGAGCTGCTCCCAACAgtgccctgccccactgccagcGGAGTGGCTCAGGCCCCCCATGCCTCAGTCAGTGCCATGCCCAGCGCCCCGTCAGCCCCCCTCAGACACCACCGTGGGGAGACCAGCTGCCTCATGGCCACTGACAAGCAGCATCGGCACTCACTGGGCGGCCCAGACCCCATTCAcacagaccaggcctcagagctgGGGTTAGGAGTCCAGGGGCTGGTCCCTCTGGGCCATGCTGCTGCCAAGAGGGCACTGATCTCGCAGCATGCTGGCTGGCAACACGGTGCCCTCTGCCAGCACCCAGTGGCAGAGACCTGGAGTGGGCATGGAGGGCCCTGAGCCATGGAGCCCACAGAGTGCCaggcgggggggctctgggccccacgcggcagtgcacagagctgagaCACTGGCtaggggaggaaagaggggcCCGGAGGGCAGTCCCCACCGGTGCCTGCAGACTGCAGCAAGGGGACACCCCGGGACAGGCGTGGCCCTgacccccccgcttccccccagGACTCACGCTGGAGTGGAAGGGCTGCAGGCGGCCGACCAGCTCGTCCACGGGCTGCCCGAAGGGCTTGAGGGCAGAGCCCGGTTCATACATGGAGAAGGCCTGGCGGTCGCGCCGGTGAGCTGCTGCCGTGGGCACGCCATGCCCGTGCTCCGAGCGCTCGCTGGGGGCTGGCACCGCATGCCCGGGGCCCGGCTGCTGCCGCATCTGCGAGTTCTCCGCCTGCAGTTTGTGGATCTGGAGGGATGGAGCAGCGCATGGCGGagacgccccccctcccccggtcccacagacattccccctcctccccccaggcaccAGGCCCACAGACCCCCCCGCCAACCCTGggcccacagacacacaccctccccccagccctgtacCAGAGACACTCCTTTCTGCCCCAGGCCCACAGACATGTCCCCTCCTGCCTCACCCGCGGCCCCACAGATGCCCCCCCACGGCCCTGGGCCCACAGAcacgccctctcctccccccaggcacCAGGCCCAcagacacacccccagcccaggtgctgctgtggggagagagcgctggggggggggggggaggggagtcctctctcctcaccggagccccctcctgcaccccaaaccccacatccccaccccagagcccacacccccagccctcaccccctgccccagccctgagcccctcgcacactccgaacccctcggccccacccccgccacacagcACCTCCATGTTGGTGCCCAGAACAACGTTCACTCCGCGCACGGGCGGGACGTCAGCGGGACGCGGCCCAGCACCAACCTCACGCTGCAGCCGACGCAGCTCGTCGCTCAGGCTGTTGTTCACCTTCATCAGCTGCTGCACCTTGGCCTCGGAGGCGGCCAGCGCCTTCTTCACCTCCAGGTACTCCTGCAGCGTGATGGGCCCGTCCGACAGCTCCGAGGAGTCCATGCTCTGCGGGGAGAGCCACTGAGCACAGGGCCTGGGTCCCAgccacccccggcccccagcacgcgccggcccggccccagccacctccggggtggggggcagggggagcccagggctgggctagtggggcgctggggggggagtgTAACGTTGCACGCCATATGGAttctatgaaaatatgctaatgagtgtgaatataatgtaactgcaatatgcttattggaacatctctgagggtgagatttcatctgtattcTGTTTcctactgtactaggcttagacttgcctgtttttgttttattttgcttggtaattcactttattctgtctgttattacttggaacctactttaaatcctactttttaaacttaataaaatcactttgtacTTATTAACCCAGAGGaaataattaatacctgggggagcaaacagctgtgcatctctctctcagtgttagaGAGGGTGAATAATGTATGAGTTGAccccgtataagctttatacagaggaaagcggattgatttggggtttgaaccccattgggagctgggtatctgggtgttggagacaggagctctgcttaagctgttttcagttaagtctgtaaCTtctgggggacatggttcagacctgggtgtgggtttgcagcaggctggcgggtctggctcaacaaggcagggtaccgaagtcccgagctggcagggaaaatgggctcaggggTAGTCTCAGCACGTCAGGTGCAGTCCcgagggggtctctgtgacccaacccggcacagggagcccagggctgggctagcagggggctgcgggcggATGGTAAGGGTGCCTGGAGGGGCAGCGCGAGGGCTCACCCGGGCACGGTTGTTGCGGGCGGCACTGCGCAGAGGTTCCTGGTCCGTGTCCTCGTCGGAGGCGACGCTGTCGTAGTCGTGCTGGTCGTCCGGGTCACTGTGGCTCCGCACCGGGTAGTCGACAGTGTCTGGGGGAAAACGGGAGTCCCGGTGCCTCAgcacccacaatgcactggggcaGAGCGCCACAGCCAGCCAATgccagcccagtgctggggcaccaCGGTCATGCCGCCCCGCAGCCGGGCTGCCATGGTGAGGAGAAAGCCTctgtccagcccctcctccccccggcagccaggacACCACCATCCTCcctggcctccccccccccccccctcacctgtGGGGCTCCCCAGGCTCTTGCCCTGCTGCCGTCGCTTGGCCTCGCTGAGGATGTCGATGATGAGGGTGGCGAACTCCCTGGCGTTGAACCGGGCGAGCTTCTGCCGCCCCTGGCGGAGGGAGAGGGGGTGAGATGGGCTGCAGCACCCCTGGGGCCCCGCTCTCTGCTGCCCGGCACCGAGCACCACACGCGAGGCTGGTCCGGCCGGTCCGGGGGCAGGACAGCGAGCACACATCCACTGCCCGAGGGGGCTGCacgtcgggagtgaggggcaccgcagagctgtgaaggggggagcccagggcagggagaggggctgtgggtcgggagtgaggggcactgcagAGTTGGGATCATGCAAAGGGGATCTCCTGAGCCCCCGGCCCAACGCCTggacccccagccccaggggcatGGGGGAGGTGCCAGGCCCTGGGGGTCGGGGCTGGTGTGACCGTTATCCCTGTCAGGTGCTGCGGGCGGGGGGCACGGCGTACCTGGTTTCGCGTGGCCGAGTACTCGGGGTTGACGGGCAGGAAGGGCACAGCGCTGCGCTCCGTCACCAGCGTGCTGTGATTCTGCGTCGTGAGCCAGACTGCAGGGAGCAGACGGGCAGCGGTTACCGGGCACTTCGATGCTCCtgtccccccgcacacacacacactcacccggaacaggccccagccccacgggagcagcactggggggaaactgagacccagagaagGCCTGGACCAGCCCAGGCAGCGAGCCAGGgacagagcagggtttgaacccaggagtcctggcgacCTCACTATCTCTCCCGGCACTCCCAGTGCCCCGAGGGCcacctgcccagccccagagctggcacATTCAGCAGCCAGACTGCTGTCACACCCCCTGGGGTAGGCTCAGGggcccccacactccctcctgccagccaggagccccagcaCAGGGAAGGGGAAGCCCCACTGCTGAGCCAGGCAAGTGCAAGGCCCCGGTGACAGGGGCACCTcgcccagagctgggctgggactcgCCCCAGGGCCCCAGAGAACAGGCTGCTGGCTCAGTCCCGGCCAGCGGGCAGggcccagggagagcagcagtCGCCCAGGCCAGCCGGAgccagcagggcagagggaggagcCGGCCCGCTCCAGTCTGGCACGAGCCATGCAGTGATGTGGCAGCACCAGCTGGACAATGCCAAGCCCAGAGCATGGCCCCCGGCCAGCGTGGCCAGGTGGGGGGCTCACTGCACCCCTCTCCCAGGCACCAGCACCCGTCCGCCCCGGGTGCCTGTGGAGCTGCCAGGCTGGGTTACAGGGGATTTCACTCGTGTCCCAGACGCCCCTGACAGCGCCTGGAGTGATCCcgtcgcccccctccccccggctggcACCAGGGACTCTGCCTCGCTCCGAGGGAGCTGGGCCCCTCTGTGGCCAGCCCCCCATCCACCCTGCTCGGGGGACTGGGCCTGGACAGCGGGGGGGCAAGGCCCAGCCCCCTGGCAGCCGGCCTGACGCCCTGGGCAGCCAGCCGCAGTGATGCCAGCAGCCTCCGCTCGGGCAATCGCCTGCAGGGAACCCGGGGCAAAGCagcccacagggccaggctggagccccagccgccccccactcctcaccccccaGACACCCGCCCCCCCTacggctgctcccagccccctgcagctggggTGCAGCCAGTCACTCCCTGCGTGGGAACCCCAGACCCACCTCGAGCGTTGCCCGATGGCtgcccggcccccgcggccctgcccagccccgctgGAGCCCACGGCCTGTGGAAGGAAGgagcccccccgcccagcccagccagcaggcagcgGCTGCCAAGGAATGAGGAGGGCGGGCCCAGCTCCCGGCTGAGGGGCGGAGGGAGCCAGCTGCTCTCAATGTCTGAACCACATCCCTgggcaggccccagcagcgctgcCTCCCCCGCGCCCGGgaagggctggccccagggcggcacAGCAGAGGCCCTGGCTGGCTCATGggcaccctgccccatccaccggagagacaccctgccccatcctgggcCCGACTCCTGCCACAGCGCCCCGCCCAGCTCTAGATCTCCCCGGCCAGGAGCAGCGCTGGGCTCCCCCACGCAAgccggggggcgctgggggccGCGCGGGGCGGGGATCCCTGGGGTCACTTGGCCCTGAGGGAGGCATTTCCTACCAGCCAAGCCCTCTCCGGTCCCTGGCGCCGGGCCCAGCACCTCTGGCCCAGCAGTGCACGCCGTGCCGcagaggggcagagggtctctggCGCCCGCTGGCACCACCTGTGCAGGCCGCTCTGGCGGGGTCCCTGCACCGCGACCCCCAAGCTCAGGGCAGCTGAGCTACATCACAGCTGGGGCCCCCCCGACGCGCCCCCAGCTGAGCGACCCCAGCAGGCCAGAACCTGGGCCCTGCGATCCTGCTATCCGGACACCGAGGGATCCCCGCCTGGGCCTGGCAGAGCCGAGAAACCTGCCAGCCAGCCATGCTGTGCCGGGGGAGCGTGTTCCAGTGAACTGAGCCTGGGGTCCGTTCCCGGCTCTGCTACAGGGCACCTGGGGATAGACCCATCCTGATGGGCACCGCaactcccctctgccctgcaaaGCACGGAGCCCAGCGAGCGAGAGCGCCGGGGGGCAgctttctccacacacacacgcccccagAGCCACACGCCCCCTGCgccagccagccaggcagggcATAGCAAGGCCAGTGGGACGGGAGTGACAGGGCTGGGGCTCACAGCCAGACCCAAGCCGGGCTGGCCGTGGGGGGATGACGGGTCTGGGCACTCCCTGCCACTGGCGTCCATAGGGAGTGGGCACCCCAGCACCCGTAGGAGCAGCCCCACACAtggcgccccagggcccaggctgcagcctggggggctcccagctgggccCAGAGCCTGGGCCAAACCCATCCCTGGCTCCCCaaagccccatccccccacagcgcAGCGGCAGCATCattccatccccctttccccagcatcggcccacccccagcccccggcccggcaccacccACACCCCCACGCACCGGCGTCGTTCGCCCTCTGCCGCTCGCGCTAGCATCGCTCGCCCTGGCATCGCCCACACCGGCATCCCACCCGCCCTGGCAtcgccccagccccggcccagcatTGCCTGCCCCCCACGCACCGGCGTCGTTCTCCCTGCGGTCCACCTCGTCGTACACGTCCATGGCCAGCTCCTCGAAGAGGCGGTTGCTGAGCTGGAAGCAGAGATGAGCGGGTCACGGGGGGCGGGGCAAGACGGGAGGGGATGGAGTCAGAGCAGCCACTCGGCCTGGTCCTGCCCACACCGTGCTCCAGCTCCCTCGGCACCAGGgacccatgggggtggggggttcccagGGGTTGGGATCAGCCCTGTCCCAGGGCAGCTGGTCTGCAAGGGGCGGCTGCTGCAGGCCAGGGTCCCCcccagcagggcccagccccactTACCGCCTGTAACTTCTTCTTCGCCACTTTCGCCAGCTCAGACAGGTCCAGGCTGCACAAGCCGGGGGCGGGCGGGAGACAAAGCAAGAGGGGTCACTGCTGGCCCACACCCCCCGCCAGCTACCCCCTGGGGCACCCACAAGCCCTCGGGCAATGGGGCAAGCCATATGGCCACAGACGGCATTCGGCTCACCTCGACACAACATACCCACCAGGCACCACGGCAATGAACGGCTAGAcctggggcactggcagggcgaTGTGGGTCAGGAAAGGAATGGCAGGGgactgcaggtcgggagtgaggggcaccggcagggctatgggtgggtgggggggtcccagggctgggctaatggggctgcaggtcgggagtgaggggcaccagcagggctatgggtgggtgagggggttccagggctgggctaacagggggctgcaggtcgggagtgaggggcaccggcagggctgcggGTGGCTGGGGAGGCCACAccatgccccctgctccccacctctATCAACCCCTTCCTGCCACTACACAGACTGAACCAGCTGGCGGCACGTTAAGGCCAAGAGCCAGCGGCAGGGGCAGCCTAGCGGGTCCCAGCGGCGCGTCACACCCGGACGCTACAGACCAGAGCGGAGGGGACAATACCTCTGCGCCGTGCCCTTTGGGCGCGCCCTGTACTCCGGAGAAGGCAGCGGAGGGGAGAACAGGATAAAGGAGGGCGTTAAACGCAGGAGTGGCATGCCACGCCCACAGCCATGCCCACAACAGCCATGGCCAGGCCCACAGCCACACCCCACAATGGCCACGCCCACAACAGCCGTAGACACACCAGCAGCCACGCCCACACCcatgcctgccctgccccacagcccccatgcAGTGCTCTCACAGGCCGACACACAGGCATCCAGCCACCACTCTGCCCCGTGGGCAGCGCCCACGCCAGGGACCACTCAAGAGACACACCCAGGGGAGCGGAGTGATAGGCTTGGCACTGGCCACGGGAACCAGAAAAGCGCCCCCTGCAGGCGAGTCCAGcgcctgccccagctgcagccccaccagGAGGCCCTGGGCCCTCTGCCTCCCTGCAAGGAAGCTCCAAGCTCCAGTCCACAGGGCAGCCATActgtccctgccacagccctgcaccagCCTGCCCCTGATGGGGAGTGAGGGGTCCGATGCTGCTGGGTCGCTccagggcaaggggggctggcactGCCCCTTGGCAGGACCCCAGTGGGGCCAAGTGTCccctctccagggcagggcaggcactcAGGGGCAGGGGGCCAGGTCCCAGACCATCGACCTGGCCCAGCGTGCACGGAAGGTGCGGGgtagtggggaaggggagacccaCGCTGCTGCCCCCTCCCGACCCCCTGCGCGGCTCAGTGGGAGCAAGGTGCAATTCCAGCAGTGCCCACAGGGTGGCAGCATTTCCTCCCTCACACTGGGGGGCTCCCAGTGgtagagcggggtgggggggtgctcaCCTGTCTGCCATCTGCGGGATGATGTAGTGCCCGTTCTTGTGGTCTGTGCAAAACAACAGCATCGACTGTTAGCCGGGCGCTGCCCGGAGCCCCCACACCTGGCACGAGGGTGGGGGAGTGGTAACGGGGAGCTGCCGTGAGTGCGCCATAAGCCCCACAACTGCGCCCCACAGGGCCCTGGAGGCTGCTGGGCCACGTTGCCCTGGGGGCGTCACCCTCCCCTTTGCAGCCGCTGCTCTGGGCCACGCCCAGCAGGGCATCAaccagtgctgcaggcagagcccTCCACCGAGAGCCCTCCACGGGCCCCattccagccccacacacaccacccGCCTGCCCCTCTGCTCGCTGTCCCCCATCGACCCCAGGTCCCCGCTGACATCCCTCCCTGGGGCgcagcccctcccactgcccacATTCCTCCCTGGggcgcagccccctcctcccccattcctccTGGGGTGTggcccctccccacatcccttcctggggcatggcctctccccacatcccttcctggggcgcgccccctcccctccccatccacatCCCTCTCCGGGGCACAGTCCCTCGCCCCCCACCACATCCCTCCATGgggcgctgccccctcccccacagctccctgccctccccagggtTCCCCGAGGCCCGCACTCACCCGGCTTGCGGCCACACAGGTAGAAGGCCAGCCGGTCCGTCAGCTCGTACTGACACTCCACCAGCCGGTCCGCGAGGTCGTGTTGGGCCGCCTGCCtgcagggggagggcagaggtCAGACCAGGAGCAGGGCAGCCAAGTGCCCGCAGGTCGCCCGCTGGGGGCACTGGCACGGCTGCTTTGCACTTGGCCGACAgaggctccaggccccagcaacACACTTGGATGCTTCTGTGCTGCCCGTGGGCCGCTATAGTCACTGGACAGGGTCCATGCGAGGCCTCTCCAGGGcagccagccggggtcccgctgCCGGGCAGCCCCTGACACTCACCGGGCGTAGTCGATGGGGGTCCTGCCGTTCACATCGGGCGCCCCGGGGTCAGCACCGTACACCACCAGCAGCTCAGCCTGCA is a window encoding:
- the GIT1 gene encoding ARF GTPase-activating protein GIT1 isoform X5 yields the protein MSRKGPRTEVCADCGAPDPGWASINRGVLICDECCSVHRSLGRHISIVKHLRHSPWPSPLLQMVHTLASNGANSIWEHSLLDPAQVQSGRRKANPQDKVHPTKSEFIRAKYQMLAFVHKLPCRDDDGVTAKDLSKQLHSSVRTGNLETCLRLLSLGAQPSFFHPEKGTTPLHVAAKAGQILQAELLVVYGADPGAPDVNGRTPIDYARQAAQHDLADRLVECQYELTDRLAFYLCGRKPDHKNGHYIIPQMADRARPKGTAQSLDLSELAKVAKKKLQALSNRLFEELAMDVYDEVDRRENDAVWLTTQNHSTLVTERSAVPFLPVNPEYSATRNQGRQKLARFNAREFATLIIDILSEAKRRQQGKSLGSPTDTVDYPVRSHSDPDDQHDYDSVASDEDTDQEPLRSAARNNRARSMDSSELSDGPITLQEYLEVKKALAASEAKVQQLMKVNNSLSDELRRLQREIHKLQAENSQMRQQPGPGHAVPAPSERSEHGHGVPTAAAHRRDRQAFSMYEPGSALKPFGQPVDELVGRLQPFHSSEVEDEAVYSTHIPASGYRIRKGVSASSVPFPPSSPLLSGMQDGARHMTSKLDRHGSGTDSDYDNTQAGETLLSMDGKRFLDLGKDDDFHAELEALDGELDPGLPSTEDVILKTEQVTKNIQELLRAAQEFKHDSFVPCSEKIHSAVTEMASLFPKKPALETVRSSLRLLNASAYRLQSECRKTMPPEPGAPVDYQLLTQQVIQCAYDIAKAAKQLVTITTREKKQ
- the GIT1 gene encoding ARF GTPase-activating protein GIT1 isoform X3, whose amino-acid sequence is MSRKGPRTEVCADCGAPDPGWASINRGVLICDECCSVHRSLGRHISIVKHLRHSPWPSPLLQMVHTLASNGANSIWEHSLLDPAQVQSGRRKANPQDKVHPTKSEFIRAKYQMLAFVHKLPCRDDDGVTAKDLSKQLHSSVRTGNLETCLRLLSLGAQPSFFHPEKGTTPLHVAAKAGQILQAELLVVYGADPGAPDVNGRTPIDYARQAAQHDLADRLVECQYELTDRLAFYLCGRKPDHKNGHYIIPQMADRARPKGTAQSLDLSELAKVAKKKLQALSNRLFEELAMDVYDEVDRRENDAVWLTTQNHSTLVTERSAVPFLPVNPEYSATRNQGRQKLARFNAREFATLIIDILSEAKRRQQGKSLGSPTDTVDYPVRSHSDPDDQHDYDSVASDEDTDQEPLRSAARNNRARSMDSSELSDGPITLQEYLEVKKALAASEAKVQQLMKVNNSLSDELRRLQREIHKLQAENSQMRQQPGPGHAVPAPSERSEHGHGVPTAAAHRRDRQAFSMYEPGSALKPFGQPVDELVGRLQPFHSSIRKGVSASSVPFPPSSPLLSGMQDGARHMTSKLDRHGSGTDSDYDNTQAGETLLSMDGKRFLDLGKDDDFHAELEALDGELDPGLPSTEDVILKTEQVTKNIQELLRAAQEFKHDSFVPCSEKIHSAVTEMASLFPKKPALETVRSSLRLLNASAYRLQSECRKTMPPEPGAPVDYQLLTQQVIQCAYDIAKAAKQLVTITTREKKQ
- the GIT1 gene encoding ARF GTPase-activating protein GIT1 isoform X1 — its product is MRKVPSCQAVPWPGPAAEPLADVPGGGRGTGECQACGGASNPSPAPADPGWASINRGVLICDECCSVHRSLGRHISIVKHLRHSPWPSPLLQMVHTLASNGANSIWEHSLLDPAQVQSGRRKANPQDKVHPTKSEFIRAKYQMLAFVHKLPCRDDDGVTAKDLSKQLHSSVRTGNLETCLRLLSLGAQPSFFHPEKGTTPLHVAAKAGQILQAELLVVYGADPGAPDVNGRTPIDYARQAAQHDLADRLVECQYELTDRLAFYLCGRKPDHKNGHYIIPQMADRARPKGTAQSLDLSELAKVAKKKLQALSNRLFEELAMDVYDEVDRRENDAVWLTTQNHSTLVTERSAVPFLPVNPEYSATRNQGRQKLARFNAREFATLIIDILSEAKRRQQGKSLGSPTDTVDYPVRSHSDPDDQHDYDSVASDEDTDQEPLRSAARNNRARSMDSSELSDGPITLQEYLEVKKALAASEAKVQQLMKVNNSLSDELRRLQREIHKLQAENSQMRQQPGPGHAVPAPSERSEHGHGVPTAAAHRRDRQAFSMYEPGSALKPFGQPVDELVGRLQPFHSSEVEDEAVYSTHIPASGYRIRKGVSASSVPFPPSSPLLSGMQDGARHMTSKLDRHGSGTDSDYDNTQAGETLLSMDGKRFLDLGKDDDFHAELEALDGELDPGLPSTEDVILKTEQVTKNIQELLRAAQEFKHDSFVPCSEKIHSAVTEMASLFPKKPALETVRSSLRLLNASAYRLQSECRKTMPPEPGAPVDYQLLTQQVIQCAYDIAKAAKQLVTITTREKKQ
- the GIT1 gene encoding ARF GTPase-activating protein GIT1 isoform X4, whose product is MSRKGPRTEVCADCGAPDPGWASINRGVLICDECCSVHRSLGRHISIVKHLRHSPWPSPLLQMVHTLASNGANSIWEHSLLDPAQVQSGRRKANPQDKVHPTKSEFIRAKYQMLAFVHKLPCRDDDGVTAKDLSKQLHSSVRTGNLETCLRLLSLGAQPSFFHPEKGTTPLHVAAKAGQILQAELLVVYGADPGAPDVNGRTPIDYARQAAQHDLADRLVECQYELTDRLAFYLCGRKPDHKNGHYIIPQMADSLDLSELAKVAKKKLQALSNRLFEELAMDVYDEVDRRENDAVWLTTQNHSTLVTERSAVPFLPVNPEYSATRNQGRQKLARFNAREFATLIIDILSEAKRRQQGKSLGSPTDTVDYPVRSHSDPDDQHDYDSVASDEDTDQEPLRSAARNNRARSMDSSELSDGPITLQEYLEVKKALAASEAKVQQLMKVNNSLSDELRRLQREIHKLQAENSQMRQQPGPGHAVPAPSERSEHGHGVPTAAAHRRDRQAFSMYEPGSALKPFGQPVDELVGRLQPFHSSIRKGVSASSVPFPPSSPLLSGMQDGARHMTSKLDRHGSGTDSDYDNTQAGETLLSMDGKRFLDLGKDDDFHAELEALDGELDPGLPSTEDVILKTEQVTKNIQELLRAAQEFKHDSFVPCSEKIHSAVTEMASLFPKKPALETVRSSLRLLNASAYRLQSECRKTMPPEPGAPVDYQLLTQQVIQCAYDIAKAAKQLVTITTREKKQ
- the GIT1 gene encoding ARF GTPase-activating protein GIT1 isoform X2, which produces MSRKGPRTEVCADCGAPDPGWASINRGVLICDECCSVHRSLGRHISIVKHLRHSPWPSPLLQMVHTLASNGANSIWEHSLLDPAQVQSGRRKANPQDKVHPTKSEFIRAKYQMLAFVHKLPCRDDDGVTAKDLSKQLHSSVRTGNLETCLRLLSLGAQPSFFHPEKGTTPLHVAAKAGQILQAELLVVYGADPGAPDVNGRTPIDYARQAAQHDLADRLVECQYELTDRLAFYLCGRKPDHKNGHYIIPQMADSLDLSELAKVAKKKLQALSNRLFEELAMDVYDEVDRRENDAVWLTTQNHSTLVTERSAVPFLPVNPEYSATRNQGRQKLARFNAREFATLIIDILSEAKRRQQGKSLGSPTDTVDYPVRSHSDPDDQHDYDSVASDEDTDQEPLRSAARNNRARSMDSSELSDGPITLQEYLEVKKALAASEAKVQQLMKVNNSLSDELRRLQREIHKLQAENSQMRQQPGPGHAVPAPSERSEHGHGVPTAAAHRRDRQAFSMYEPGSALKPFGQPVDELVGRLQPFHSSEVEDEAVYSTHIPASGYRIRKGVSASSVPFPPSSPLLSGMQDGARHMTSKLDRHGSGTDSDYDNTQAGETLLSMDGKRFLDLGKDDDFHAELEALDGELDPGLPSTEDVILKTEQVTKNIQELLRAAQEFKHDSFVPCSEKIHSAVTEMASLFPKKPALETVRSSLRLLNASAYRLQSECRKTMPPEPGAPVDYQLLTQQVIQCAYDIAKAAKQLVTITTREKKQ